Proteins co-encoded in one Erinaceus europaeus chromosome 2, mEriEur2.1, whole genome shotgun sequence genomic window:
- the LOC132536770 gene encoding metallothionein-4, producing the protein MDPGECSCMSGGICICGDNCKCTTCSCKTCRKSCCPCCPPGCAKCARGCICKGGSDKCSCCP; encoded by the exons ATGGACCCTGGGGAATGTTCCTGCATGTCTG GAGGAATATGCATCTGTGGAGACAACTGCAAATGTACAACCTGCAGCTGTAAAACATGTCGGAAAA gcTGCTGCCCCTGCTGCCCTCCAGGCTGTGCCAAGTGTGCCCGAGGCTGTATCTGCAAAGGGGGATCAGACAAGTGCAGCTGCTGCCCCTGA